The Kiritimatiellaceae bacterium genome contains a region encoding:
- a CDS encoding nitroreductase family protein, translating to METIQTIMTRRSIRAFKDTPVTDAQINVLLEAAMNAPSAGDGRPWHFVVTTDRTKLDALADALDEGKPMFKQAQAAILICLDESREKFKGFGPQDCSCAAQNLQLAAHDMGLGTVWIAVIGVPPRVAGCRKVLGVPEPIIPFAVFPLGVPGESLPAEYRYDSSRVHTDRW from the coding sequence ATGGAAACCATCCAAACCATTATGACGCGCCGGAGCATCCGTGCATTCAAGGATACGCCGGTGACGGATGCGCAGATCAACGTTCTGCTCGAAGCGGCGATGAATGCGCCGAGCGCTGGCGACGGGCGTCCGTGGCATTTTGTAGTGACGACCGACCGCACGAAACTTGACGCGCTGGCCGATGCGCTGGACGAAGGTAAGCCGATGTTTAAGCAGGCGCAGGCCGCCATCCTGATTTGTCTGGATGAGTCGCGCGAAAAATTTAAAGGCTTCGGCCCGCAGGATTGTTCCTGCGCGGCGCAGAATCTCCAGCTTGCCGCGCACGACATGGGGCTGGGTACCGTTTGGATCGCGGTGATCGGCGTGCCGCCGCGCGTCGCGGGCTGCCGCAAGGTGCTGGGCGTGCCGGAACCGATTATTCCATTCGCCGTTTTCCCGCTCGGTGTGCCGGGCGAAAGTTTGCCTGCTGAGTACCGTTATGATTCATCCCGTGTTCACACGGATCGCTGGTAA
- a CDS encoding Lrp/AsnC family transcriptional regulator: MDELLKQLKNNAKESPENLAKLLGTTVAEVNAKIAAYEKSGIIQGYQAIINEDKLDGAPVTAVIEVRLTAEREGGFNRTAERISRFPEVRSAFLMSGGYDLLLFVSGKTLNEVASFVSEKLATQCGVVGTATHFMLKAYKKNDVLMRGSDENERPQISA, from the coding sequence ATGGATGAACTGCTCAAACAGCTGAAAAACAACGCCAAAGAGAGCCCCGAAAATCTGGCTAAACTGCTCGGCACCACCGTGGCTGAAGTCAACGCCAAGATCGCCGCCTACGAAAAGTCCGGCATCATTCAGGGCTATCAGGCCATCATCAACGAAGACAAGCTCGACGGCGCGCCCGTCACCGCCGTCATCGAAGTCCGTCTTACCGCCGAACGCGAAGGCGGCTTCAACCGTACGGCGGAACGTATCAGCCGTTTTCCAGAAGTCCGTTCCGCCTTCCTGATGTCCGGCGGTTACGATCTGCTCCTTTTCGTTAGCGGAAAAACCCTGAACGAAGTGGCCAGTTTCGTCAGCGAAAAGCTTGCGACGCAGTGCGGCGTCGTCGGCACCGCGACCCATTTTATGCTCAAAGCTTACAAGAAAAACGATGTCCTCATGCGTGGATCCGATGAAAACGAACGACCCCAAATCTCTGCGTAA
- a CDS encoding shikimate kinase has translation MKKQNIILIGFMGTGKTVTGRVLAKRTGLELVDMDSIIESRQGKPISEIFAQDGEAAFRALERELVKELSNRDGIVVSTGGGIVLNPDNIADFEKSGLVVCLTASPATVFQRVEKDTNRPLLSGDKKSQIEALLARRKPLYESIKHLVNTDGLTDEQTADRIMELYALESCG, from the coding sequence ATGAAAAAACAGAACATCATCCTGATCGGGTTCATGGGAACCGGCAAAACAGTGACAGGCCGCGTACTGGCAAAACGCACTGGACTGGAACTGGTCGATATGGATTCGATCATCGAAAGCCGTCAGGGGAAGCCAATCTCCGAAATTTTTGCTCAGGACGGCGAAGCCGCCTTCCGTGCATTAGAACGTGAGCTGGTCAAAGAGCTGTCGAACCGCGACGGAATCGTTGTCTCCACCGGCGGCGGCATCGTGCTGAATCCGGACAATATTGCCGATTTTGAAAAAAGCGGACTGGTCGTCTGCCTGACCGCATCGCCAGCCACCGTTTTTCAACGGGTGGAAAAAGACACTAACCGCCCGCTTCTCTCCGGCGACAAGAAAAGCCAGATCGAAGCGCTGCTGGCGCGGCGCAAACCGCTTTATGAATCCATTAAGCACCTCGTCAACACCGACGGGCTGACCGACGAACAGACCGCCGACCGGATTATGGAGCTGTACGCGCTTGAATCATGCGGCTGA
- a CDS encoding tetratricopeptide repeat protein, with protein MMDREHTPGHEDLLKKQALKEQEVHEVLGFLKRYGKLIGTGLLAAIIAVIASRGFANYKASNLAKAEQMLMSARTPQQLEEVVSKYGSTPTGPIALLNLAKLFFNSGDPAQARVQYERFLKKYNNHDLRPVAELGLAYCTEADGNFAGAAAQFSEFAKKHSTSYLHPIAILSVARCMEQAGQISDARIVLEDFLAENAGTSWASSAENALKQLTK; from the coding sequence ATGATGGATCGTGAACATACCCCGGGACATGAGGATCTGCTAAAGAAACAGGCACTTAAAGAACAGGAAGTGCATGAAGTTCTCGGATTCCTGAAACGCTACGGCAAACTGATCGGCACAGGGCTTCTCGCTGCAATCATCGCCGTGATCGCGTCCAGAGGTTTTGCAAATTATAAAGCCTCCAATCTGGCTAAAGCCGAACAGATGCTGATGTCCGCCCGGACTCCTCAGCAGCTTGAAGAAGTGGTGAGCAAATACGGTTCCACTCCAACCGGCCCGATCGCCCTGCTCAATCTGGCCAAACTTTTCTTTAACTCCGGCGACCCGGCGCAGGCCCGCGTTCAATACGAACGCTTCCTGAAAAAATATAACAACCACGATCTGCGTCCGGTGGCGGAACTGGGTCTAGCCTACTGTACAGAAGCCGATGGCAACTTCGCTGGCGCAGCAGCACAATTTTCTGAGTTCGCCAAAAAACACAGCACCAGCTATCTGCATCCGATCGCCATCCTGAGCGTCGCACGCTGCATGGAACAGGCCGGACAGATTAGCGACGCACGCATCGTGCTCGAAGATTTCCTGGCGGAAAACGCCGGAACTTCATGGGCCAGCTCAGCCGAAAACGCGCTGAAACAACTGACCAAATAA
- a CDS encoding aminotransferase class I/II-fold pyridoxal phosphate-dependent enzyme translates to MKTNDPKSLRNRIAGHVRDIPRSGIRDFFDIVSTRADVISLGVGEPDFVTPWHIREAAITALEQGVTSYTSNLGLLALRKEISGYVQKITGVTYNPENEILIAVGVSEAMDLAVRALIEPGDEVLYHEPCYVSYSPVVIFAHGVPVKVETSAENGFKPTRAQLEAKVTKKTKLLMLNFPTNPTGAVLTKQEVEEIAAFAIEHDLIVLTDEIYGELTYDQQHISLLSVPGMKERTVYLHGFSKAWAMTGFRMGFSCAPPELTEAMMKIHQYTMLCAPVLSQKAAIEALRDPERDIAGMRDSYCVRRNYMHAAFQEMGIDCHLPGGAFYMFPNIEKFGLSSYDFAMKLLEAENVAVVPGTAFGSCGQGFVRCCYATALDDIKEAMTRIARFVSKLK, encoded by the coding sequence ATGAAAACGAACGACCCCAAATCTCTGCGTAACCGCATCGCCGGCCACGTGCGCGACATTCCGCGCTCCGGTATCCGCGACTTCTTCGACATCGTCAGCACCCGTGCCGACGTGATCAGTCTCGGCGTCGGTGAGCCGGATTTTGTCACGCCCTGGCATATCCGCGAAGCCGCCATCACGGCGCTGGAGCAGGGCGTTACCAGCTATACATCTAATTTGGGCCTGCTGGCTCTGCGCAAAGAGATTTCCGGCTACGTCCAGAAAATCACCGGCGTTACCTATAATCCGGAAAATGAAATCCTGATCGCCGTCGGTGTCAGCGAAGCGATGGATCTGGCCGTTCGCGCGCTGATTGAACCCGGCGACGAAGTGCTTTACCACGAGCCGTGCTACGTTTCGTACAGCCCGGTCGTGATTTTTGCCCACGGCGTGCCGGTCAAAGTCGAGACTTCCGCCGAAAACGGATTCAAACCGACCCGCGCCCAGCTCGAAGCCAAGGTCACCAAAAAGACCAAACTACTGATGCTCAACTTTCCGACCAACCCGACCGGCGCGGTTCTTACGAAACAGGAAGTTGAAGAGATTGCCGCCTTCGCCATCGAGCACGACCTGATTGTCCTCACCGACGAAATCTACGGCGAACTCACCTACGACCAGCAGCACATCAGCCTGCTTTCCGTTCCCGGCATGAAAGAACGGACGGTTTACCTGCACGGCTTTTCCAAGGCCTGGGCCATGACCGGTTTCCGCATGGGCTTTTCCTGCGCGCCGCCGGAACTCACCGAAGCCATGATGAAAATTCATCAGTACACCATGCTTTGCGCGCCGGTACTCAGCCAGAAAGCCGCCATCGAAGCGCTGCGCGATCCGGAACGCGATATTGCCGGAATGCGCGACTCGTACTGCGTACGCCGCAACTACATGCATGCCGCCTTTCAGGAAATGGGCATCGACTGCCATTTGCCCGGCGGAGCCTTCTACATGTTTCCGAATATCGAAAAATTCGGACTGTCGTCCTACGACTTCGCCATGAAACTGCTCGAAGCGGAAAATGTCGCCGTCGTCCCCGGAACCGCCTTCGGTTCCTGCGGGCAGGGCTTCGTCCGCTGTTGCTACGCCACCGCGCTCGACGACATCAAAGAAGCCATGACCCGCATCGCCCGCTTCGTCTCGAAGTTGAAATAA
- a CDS encoding thioesterase family protein, with product MARIKLEMPSVYPFKTELTVRITDINYGGHLGNADVLALMHEARVRFLKSFGYSEINVEGFGTIMLDSVVIYKAQAFAGDVLQIEVAAGDFSRLGCDIFYRMTRKETGAEIALAKTGIAVFDYANQKRVSPPEAFVKKLGG from the coding sequence ATGGCCCGTATAAAACTTGAAATGCCGAGCGTCTATCCGTTCAAAACCGAACTGACCGTCCGTATCACCGACATCAACTATGGAGGGCATCTGGGGAATGCCGATGTACTGGCCTTAATGCACGAAGCCCGCGTCCGCTTCCTGAAATCCTTCGGCTACAGCGAAATCAACGTCGAGGGGTTCGGCACCATCATGCTCGACTCGGTTGTCATCTATAAAGCGCAGGCGTTTGCCGGTGATGTGTTGCAGATCGAGGTGGCCGCCGGGGACTTCAGCCGTCTCGGGTGCGACATCTTTTACCGCATGACCCGCAAAGAAACCGGCGCGGAGATCGCGCTGGCCAAAACCGGCATCGCCGTTTTTGACTACGCCAACCAGAAGCGCGTTTCGCCGCCGGAAGCTTTTGTCAAAAAACTCGGCGGATAA